ctcCCATAAACAAAAATTAACCCAACTTCATTTCCAGATTTTCATTTTGGACCGATTGTTTCGTTTGAGATTTAGGGTTTCTTTATTCCATTTCAGGCCTTTTCTATTAttacttttttatatatatttaatcataaATATCATAAATCTTTGATATGGCGTCTCATTTCGAACAGTGGGAGAAAGATCCGTTCTTTCCTGCTGCAGAAGAAGTTCAAGAATCTGCTGACAGGTTTCAAATTAGGGTTTACTTTCTATATATCTGTATCTATCTATATACTTTGTTACACAGATCCTTGTTTATTTATCTATTTTACAAATTCTTATTAAAATTTATCAAATTTATTGTATTTGAAGGATGGAATCAACATACAGAACACTATTACACGCATTAAAAGACCCATCTTTGTGGAATATTGAAGAACTTAAAAGAGATTTACATACTGCACTTGGTACTACTAAATGGCAGGTGAAAACTTAttactttctatatatatatatatattaataataataattaatattaattaatatcaaTAAATAGGTTTCTATTTGTGCTGTGAGATTAATTAGTGTTGAAATGTTTACAGCTGGAAGAATTTGAAAAGGCTGTTGAGAATAGTTATAGTAAATTATCATGTAATAATACTAAATTTCGACATCGTGAATTTGTTACTGCAATGGAAAATCAAGTTTCGAAAGTTTCAAAATGTTTGGATGATTCGGGTTTTGCTAATGGGAAGCCACCTCGACCATGGGGACGGCTTAACGAAGGAGAAAGCAATGAACTTGCGTTATTTCTTTCCGGATCAGTTTGCGTAAATGATGACCTGTCAAGGTCTGATAGCTCGAAGAATGTGGGTCCTGATAGTAAGTTATCCAAGCATAGAAGAACAGCAAGCGCTGGTGCTGATATTGGTTCATGGAATGTTACTGTGTGTGAGGATGTTTCGGTTGATGGATTAAATGAGAAATCGGAACAACAACCGCCTCGAAAAGTTCCAAgcttttcgggatttttaaataatATGGAGTCAAAGTTACAGTGGTCGAAAAATGGTTATAGGAAACTTAAGGTTATAGATCATGGTAAATTGCACGAGATTCAGCCTTTGAGCAGGGTGAGTGTTCGGTTAAATTGTTGAAATGCATTTGTGGTTTGTTAGATTTAATTTGTGATATTGGTATTGATTATTGAATATGTTTTGGTGTTTGTTGAAGGGGATTAATGCTTGTTACGAAAGGAGTAAGAGTTGTCTTGAGACGGGTGATGATTGTTACGAGAAGCAACTTTATGGGTGGTATGGTGCACTTAAAAGACAGATTCAAAGATCAGAATATTATGTGCGACATAGTCGGCCTACTCATATGATATTTTGGTTACTTGTGCTGATTTTCTTGTTTGGTGAGTTCGCTTTACTATGCCAAAATATGATCATTAGTTTTGTTAATCTTGATTTCTTATTTGGAAATGGTTTGAGATGCAATTACATATTTAAAATGCAACTGATTACATTTAGGATAGAATTTACCTTACTGTTTTAGGTTATGTTTTAATAAGATCACTAATAGTAACATTCTGTCACTAGATCTTGCCATTATAGGAGGTAGTGATTGTTAGACCGAGATTTAGATATAGAGTTTCGCCTTGAAAGTGACAATAGTTAAGTAAATAGCAAGTGAAAAAAATATGTTGAACCTACTAACAAACACAAAAGCATTATTTCTGATCAAAATGATTatagagaatttttttttttttttttttttttttgggtaagcgaggaaaccctcctatgaacgagcacattggctcccccatagaaggtaaaacctcgggtaatcaagcccccgagcgcgagacctggtaccgggtgaattccgcattatgcgcaccctctagtcacactccttttttgaacaatttggcataaccagtaattgaacccgggtggtgtactTCATTGGGCAACttggtggccactcaggcaagcttGAATGGTTAAGATTATAGAGATATTGCAATATGAATAATCATCAATCTGATTAGAATGTGGCTTAGACTGTTTGCCTCCATTTGAAATGAGTTGTTGAAAATTGTGGCTAATCCTTTACCAATACTtgatgtatcttatttgactagtACAATTGTTTATATATGTGTGAATAGGGATGACACTCGCGGGTTGTGGGCGTGGATCCAATAGATCCATCACCCGTATCCGTGGATTTTTAGTCAACCCGTACCCCGCGGATCTTCATTGACATGTTTATATTCAGATCCATGCCCGGACCCTCGTATATCTCCAGGTCATGGGTTTACCTGTGGATCTTATATAATCCAATAATTTTATGAAATGACATTATCGTtataaaattcaaatttttttcttttttgtatCCTTGAGCAAAATATTCAAGAAACCTTTCTAGCGCTATAGATATCATTGTAGATATTCAGTTAAATTTTCAAACTTGAAATTTACGAACAGATATTTAAGAAACCTTTATAACGTAGGGTATTATCTTATCTTTTTTTACTTTAATTTTGTCGTTGCAGTAGTAGTTACAGTGCATGTGATGTGATATGAAGGAGAGTTATGGTCTTAGTTGCAGCagcatattattattacaaagaatTTTATACTTGCTACCTGACAAAAGATAAGAGCATGATTTAGACACTAATTGCGCAAATTGGTAATACTATCTCTACGTTGGAGAAAAGCAGCTCATGCTCGATTTCAGATACAGaattgtacagaaaataaatatttattgtTTGTCATGTAATGTAATGTAAACCCTAGATTAGGACCAACACGGATGTTTATTGTTGTAATTTTGTAATATTAAATGTGAGAATTGCAACCGGCATGACTAATTCTGATGTTTCTTCAGTGATAGTTTCTGCTCTTCAAATTTCACCCACAATATTATTTCTAGTTCTAAACAACTACACTTTCAATATTATCTCAAGTTTCTGCTCTTCAAATTCACACACAACACTTATTGATCTATGTATACTTTTGTGTCATAAAATCACCTTTTAGAGAAttgaatttatattttattattataaatataattaaggaTAAAATAAGTAATTATGTATATATGAATTAA
This genomic window from Rutidosis leptorrhynchoides isolate AG116_Rl617_1_P2 chromosome 2, CSIRO_AGI_Rlap_v1, whole genome shotgun sequence contains:
- the LOC139892259 gene encoding uncharacterized protein isoform X2 is translated as MASHFEQWEKDPFFPAAEEVQESADRMESTYRTLLHALKDPSLWNIEELKRDLHTALGTTKWQLEEFEKAVENSYSKLSCNNTKFRHREFVTAMENQVSKVSKCLDDSGFANGKPPRPWGRLNEGESNELALFLSGSVCVNDDLSRSDSSKNVGPDSKLSKHRRTASAGADIGSWNVTVCEDVSVDGLNEKSEQQPPRKVPSFSGFLNNMESKLQWSKNGYRKLKVIDHGKLHEIQPLSRGINACYERSKSCLETGDDCYEKQLYGWYGALKRQIQRSEYYVRHSRPTHMIFWLLVLIFLFVVTVHVM
- the LOC139892259 gene encoding uncharacterized protein isoform X1 — encoded protein: MASHFEQWEKDPFFPAAEEVQESADRMESTYRTLLHALKDPSLWNIEELKRDLHTALGTTKWQLEEFEKAVENSYSKLSCNNTKFRHREFVTAMENQVSKVSKCLDDSGFANGKPPRPWGRLNEGESNELALFLSGSVCVNDDLSRSDSSKNVGPDSKLSKHRRTASAGADIGSWNVTVCEDVSVDGLNEKSEQQPPRKVPSFSGFLNNMESKLQWSKNGYRKLKVIDHGKLHEIQPLSRGINACYERSKSCLETGDDCYEKQLYGWYGALKRQIQRSEYYVRHSRPTHMIFWLLVLIFLFVVVTVHVM